The DNA sequence TGTGGAAGCTAAACAATATGTCAAACATGAAGGAGCCCCTATTGTTGTTAAAGCTGATGGACTGGCCGCTGGAAAGGGTGTGGTTGTTGCGATGACTTTGGATGAGGCATTCGAAGCCATCGACTCTATGTTGGTTGAAGGCTCATTTGGTTCTGCTGGTTCACGGgttatcattgaagaatttctAGAGGGTGAAGAAGCATCTTTCTTTGCATTAGTAGATGGTGAAAATGCTTTGCCTCTTGAATCAGCACAGGATCACAAAAGAGTTGGTGATGGTGATGTTGGCCCAAATACTGGCGGTATGGGTGCATACTCCCCTGCACCAATAGTGACAGATGAGCTCAAGCGCATAGTCATGGAAAGCATAATTGTCCCTACCGTTAAAGGCATGGCGGCTGAAGGGTGCAAGTTTGTTGGTGTATTATATGCTGGACTTATGATCGAGAAGAAATCTGGGTTGCCTAAGCTTATTGAGTACAATGTAAGATTTGGTGACCCAGAATGCCAGGTTAGTTTCCCATCTCTAAAATCTAGTATTTATTTTGGTATGTTTACAGGGCAAGAAGTTTCACAATATTAATTGTAAAAAATAagatcaaatcaaaaagttcatATAGTTTAACTCCTGTATAGTGGAGTGTTGGAATGCATCCAGCAAGAATCTAGTACAGACAAAAAAAAGTGTCAAACTAAATATCTGCAGCCACAAAACAAGGATGTTAAAAGATCTCTGGCTGAatggaaaaaaaagagagaaagagatCATCTGCTTACAGGATCTTTCAGAATAAAATGATCTGATTGTTTAATAGACTTTCAATCTAACAGACCAATGCATTATAGTTTATATACATGTCTAAATTTGATTTTTGGTTTACATGATAACAATATCATCAAGGCATTTTCATTGGACAACAGAATGcaatgaattttgcatatctttcCAACAGAGTCTGTCCTTGTGGTGCACTTTTGTGCTGAGATTTGCTCTCTAGGTCTGCCTCCAGTAGTTCactctattttttattttttttaacgaACGCTCACTTTATTTTCTTCCTGTGGAGAAGCCGAGTAGACTACAGTCCTGTCGTCTCTATGGGAATGGTCCATTTCTGTGTTACACAATAGCATAGTGGAGTTAGCCTAGGTGACAAGAGATATGATGTACAATCTAAAAAAGGAGATACGAGGTATAGCAAAAACAAAGATGGCAGAACCCAGTGAGTAATTGTGATGCATAACTTTTTTTTAGATCTGCATATCCAGGATTAATTTTCTAGCCATTATACTGTTCCATATTATTTGTTTAATCAGTATTAACAACCATAAAGTTTCTCTAATTCATGTAACTGTGGAAACTCCAATACTTTACTCTATCTGCTGCAAAAAGTTTCAtctttgttttcatatatatcAATGATAATCTATTTGGTTTGGCCTGTTTAGATGGCCCTGAACCCAACAGTGGGACTGTGCTGTTGCCTGGTAGCTGCATCAGAAGGGCAGGGACAGATGAGATACTGGGAAATAGGAACTATGATACATGCTTAATGAGAGGAGATACTGTACATAGGGCAAGTTGACCCTTAAAGAATTGATTTCTGAAATTAAGGAAACAAACCAATATAATTTTCCTCTAAATAAGAACAAATCTTAGGGCTACTGGAACTGTAAACATGCGGGACTAAAAGTACTACCTATCAAAATTAAATCTAAAAGTATGTTAGAAAACAAGTATGACTGTTTTTTTGTATAGGAGTTGCTGTTTATGTAAGTACATAGGAACTCAATTGCTGGCCAGTATGATTGTTTTTTTGTATCAGGAGTACCTGTTtacctaaggccagtctcaatgtatgTTTCATAGAGTgttatgcacattaaataaggtgtcacataagcaaaattgctgacttggcagggacattaaatgaaggagttttatcagatgagagaggagtttcatccccatgaaactcatatggctcggttagtttatagtcttgataactgtgtcatgaaactatgcattgagactggcctaagtactccatccatcccaaattataagtcatttccaaaaatcttggagagtcaaagtacctcaagtttgaccaaatttatatgataaaataataacatttatgataccaactaagtatcattagatttttcgttaattatattttcatagtatatctatttgatctcataaatctttataattctttctataattttggtcaaacttgagatgttttgattctccaagattcttggaatgcctTATaaattgggatggagggagtacataggAAGTTAGGAACTCAATTGCAGGCCAGCATCACTTCAGATTGCTATTGTTGTAACCAAAAATGCTAATGCATTGCTACATTGTAATTATATGTTCAATGATCTTTATAAAATTTCCTTTGCTGCAACTTCGTTGTGCTTCTCAATACATCTCAGAATTATGTACCTGACCTTTGAAATATTATTTCCATTATCCTTTTCTCTACTAATTTATATTCCTGTCGTTATAGGTTTTGATGATGCGATTAGAATCTGATTTGGCGCAAGTTCTGTTATCCGCTTGCCGGGGAGGATTAAGCAATGTTTCACTAACCTGGTCACCTGAAATGGCAATGGTGGTTGTAATGGCAAGCCAGGGATACCCTGGCTCTTATAAGAAGGGGACTGTAATAAAAAACCTAGACAAGGCTGAGCAGGTCTCTCCATTTGTCAAGATATTCCATGCTGGGACAGCACTAGACGAAGATGGCAATCTTGTCGCCGTTGGAGGCCGAGTTCTTGGTGTCACTGCCAAGGGCaaggacatcgaagaagcaaggGCAAGAGCATATGATGCGGTAGATGCTGTTGATTGGCCAGAAGGGTTCTTCAGGCGTGACATTGGTTGGCGAGCACTGAGGCACAAGCAAGTGGCTAACTGCCTATGACTATGGGGTTTTCACAGAGAACCACAACTAAGGTGATCTTGTAGTGTTATAAGGAATAAAAAAGGGAAACGTGTAACCTTCACTGTTTTTGGTTGTGGAAAGACAATGTATTGCTGGTCAAACAGCAGCATGTTCAAATTTTAACACCTGCTGGTTTCAGTATATGTAGATGTTTTGTGTTCACAGAGTGAAAACGTGCTGAATTCTGACCAATTGTGTCTTCAATTTTCAGACAAGTGGATCTTCTCCCAAATAATTGTGACATCTCCTACATGTTTATGCTTAGTTACTATCCATTAAAATGCTAATGATACTTTTGCTTTTCATATTATGTACTACTATACTCGTTGGACCAGCTGTATCATCAGAAAGTACAGAACAGAGATGCACACAGCGCTACAACAAGAATATTACTAACAAGGACCAACTACAGCAGCATTTAGCTAAGTGGCCAATACAAACAATTGATACGAAATCCCGATTGCTGCAGCTCTATCGGAAAAAATACCCAAATCCCCTAGATTGGTTTATGGTGCAGCGGCTTTCCCGGTGACCGTGCTATCAGAGGTAATCTGAATATTCTCTCTTCGTTTTCATTGCTACATGTGCTTTTGCCATGTCAAGTGACAGTTTTAAATTGGCACTCTTTTCGATTATAGCTTCTTCGAAATCCATCATCCTGTCAATCCTGTTGGGTGAAATGACTAACAAAAGTACAAGGTGTTCCAGTAAGCATCTCTATCTCGTGCGTCTTCCCTCCCTTATAAAACTTGCAGCTTCTGTCTCTCCTTTAACTTTCATGATTAAAGCTACACATATAAGCTCGACGGTCGAACCGGTTTTCTGGTGTGAATTCTGGAGCTGCATGCTGACACTGCAAGTCCTGAACCATGCTGTTGCTGTCCATATACTACATTATACTGATATCATCATCTGTTGATGAATGAACCTCTGAATTTTGTCTCAGTGGTTCAGTCTATCTCTGCTTCCATAAAAGTTGTGCGATTCAGTTGTCTGTCTAGCTTGTGTGCTTTAAACGTCGTTGGGAAGTGAGATGTTTTCAAAGACTGTCAAGTACTAGCGCTCTTTTCTCGCACTTCTCTTTCATGCTTTGCTTTCCCTGAAACCAAAGCTCCAGTCAAGAATCTTCCAACAGATGATCACACCACACCTGTTGGCTGTTGCTGACAAAAAAATGGCTCAAATAATACAAAAAGCCATGAACAAGTACCGGGAGTACTCATTAGACATAAACAAGGATTAGTGTAAAGGTGAGGAGAGAGCTAGTAGTAGAGTTGTCGTAGTAGTGGACAATGGATGGTGGCTAAAGATTACCCAGGAGATTACAAAGTTGCAAAGCTATGATGATGGAAGGGATGCTATTGTTGCATGCATCGGACAGCACAAACCCCTACTAGCTAGGCGATGATAGCATATGATCAGACCCTATACACCTTTGAATTGCTAGATAGtaatgaaccaaaaagaaaagaaaagaatttggaggaaaaaaaaagagagaagaaagatacaaaaaaagaaaaatatataataaagtTACATGTTGTTATTGCTCCCCAGCTCTTGTCACACCATCCCCAATGTCGGCCGACCTACATGCTGTAACTTTAGTCCTgcacgatgatgatgatgagtctCTTGTGTCTTGTAACAATGGCAGCAAACACAGGTGCCGTACGTCAGGCCAGCAGGTCCGGGAACAGCTTGTAGCAGCTGTTGGCCGGAGGCGGCAGCTCCTTCCCACCGCCGTCGTCAGGGCTGAAGCTCCTCTCCTCCCCGCccaccggcgccggcgccgccgaggAGGACGTGGAGGTGGTGGACGGCGACGTctgcgccgacgccgacgacgcgtgGCGCGGGAACTCGTCGGCGAGCATCTGCACCACCTCCCGCATGGTGGGGCGCTCCACGCTGTTGTCCTGCACGCAGAGCATGGCGACGAAGAAGAGGTGCGCCACCTCGTCGGCCGGCGccccgccgccgacgacgaggCGGCGGTCCAGGATCCCCGGCACGGCCTCCCGTCGTCCCGCCGTGACCCGCTTCGCCCACTGCACGATGTCGACGCCTTCCCCGAAGTCCGGGCCCACGGGGCGCCGCCCCGTGATGAGCTCCAGCAGCACCACCCCGTAGCTGTACACGTCGCTCTTCTCGTCCACCCGCAGCGTGTACGCGTACTCTGAAAATTGTACGTAAAAAGGAGCTTGCACGATTAGTTTAATTaggtactatatatatatatatatatatatatatatatatatatatatatatatatatatatatatatatatatatatatatatatatatatatatatatatatatatatatatatatatatatatatatatatatatacatgtgtgtatatatatacacgcgTGCTTGTTTACACACACGTGCGCGTATATATATATGCGAAGAACTGTCTACGGCTCCTGGTCTCTGTGCCTATAGGTCTATATGCATATATAGCGCGACNNNNNNNNNNNNNNNNNNNNNNNNNNNNNNNNNNNNNNNNNNNNNNNNNNNNNNNNNNNNNNNNNNNNNNNNNNNNNNNNNNNNNNNNNNNNNNNNNNNNTATATATAAGCAGGTCATTAAAAGCAATAGTAACATGATCGTATACTACTACGTACTACTAGTACGTGTTAAAAGCAGGGATCCAAATCCAAGTGTATCTAGCTACGTGCTGTTTTTTTAAAACACGAGTGCATGCTTAGATTCGCATGATGAATTTTGAATAGTGCATAAACTGGCTACTACTCCTGGTCCCTGTGCATTGAGGACAAGACGCAGCTATAACGGGGCAACGAATCCCAGGAGGAATGCCGAGGAGAGCAGCGTCAAATCCATTGGAATCTTTCCCCAAAACAATGGCCCAACTAAACCTTCGCCAAATCCAAGGAAAATTCGTCGTCCGATCCGGATCAAGAAGGAGGGTAATTAATTAACCTTTGTCTAATACGCGTGCCCATGCCCTGGCGATACTACAATATCCCAGCCAAATCGTATCTTTGAGCACGCACGCATGAACGAACCGGGAAAAAAATAAACTAGTGTATGTATCGAAGAGCGAATGTCACTGTTACCAAAAAGAAAAGATgggtaaaaaaaaaaagttggtgACTGCTGCACAAGCATTAACAGTGTTGGAAAAAGCATGCATGCTTGGCCCGTCGTCTCCCTTTGCCGACGACGGACGGACGTTGCATTGCatgaggcaggcaggcaggagcACGCCCCGCTTTGGCGAAGCCCCATGCATGCGCGCGGTCCGTCGATCCgggggcggcggaggaggaccgCCGGACCCGGACGACGAGGCCTTTTTGTGTGCTGGTCAAAGATACAGATACAGATACAGCAGCGGGTAAGGAAAGGGACCATTGTTTTTGGCCAGCCAGCCGGATCTCTCGCGGCTACGTACAGTACAGTACATACTACACGGGACGCGTCTCAGATGCTGTACGTACTGAGAGCGTGACAGCGTATGTATGTGTCTACCCTCCAATTTTCGAATCGATGCTGGgtgtgggtgggtgggtgggtggccaaaagaaagaaagacatcTGACATCTGGACCGCGCGCACCACCATGGCAGGGGAGGACATGCAACGCAGCTGCGTTCCTCCTCAGGCGCGCGGCCTTTAGCCATTGATGGCCTTTGGAGTTTGGTGCCAAGCCCGATGCTGCTCCTCTGCGCCTCTCTGGACTGGCCTATCCATCATCGCCTCTCTGGCCCAGGCCCTGGCCTCAGCTGACCCGATCAGACCATGCCCGGCCACGGCCGGCCCGCCTGTTTGACGTGCCAGTCCCCCCTGCCAACAGTACGTAGTACAGTACACCAGCGGTGGTACACGGACACGGGATCCCCGCCGCGcgcccggcccggcccgaccCGACCCTGcacgccggccggccgccgggaCCGCCGCGGCGTCCGAGGGGGCTGCCCTGCCGTGccgtggggggggggggcgcaTCGGCACCGCGTGCGTGCATGCATGAGGGTCATGCTGGGAACGGCCAAGAGCCAACAACGCCGCCGCGGAGGAGGCCCACCGGGCCCACGCCCCCGCATCGTCCAGTCACCATCGTCGCTGTGTGGGGCCCGCGCCGGGAATTATTGGGCGATCGAGTGCGGACGCCCGGTTGGGCCCGAGAGCCCGAGTCTGCCCAGAGGACCTCTTTTTGGCCGCTTTCGATGTTCGGGCCCCACCCCTCAGTGCTGACGTGGCTGCTGCTTAGGTACTCCTATAAATATGTGTGCGCGTAGTACGTACTGTACTCGTACGTGTATGTGTGCCCTGCAGCGGCAGCCCCCCGGGGGTCAGGTGTCAGGGTGTGGACTAGAGTGTCAAGGAGCCATATAACCCCAGATCTTGCCATTTCATAATGGCTCAATCATTTCTTCACAACATTTCCTCCATCTTTTCGTGACAAAAATAAAATGGATTATTATTATGTACGCAGGCTATTCAACTTGGGTCTACTACGTTGGTACGTGGCAGTGTACGTACGTACTGCTGCCAAGGTCACAGTCACAGACTCACGGCACTGTGCTCATGTGTCCCTACTACGGTGTATGTACAGTAGAGACGTGCCGGCCGGCGCGGAGGCAAGACAGCGCTTGTGGCGCCACTGTCGCGTCCCGTCCCCGTCCCGATTGACCATTGACACGTTCGCTTGCTGACACCACCCCCCCCACACCATTGACTTCTCCCTGAGCCCTGGGTCCTACGCCTTAACGCCCCAATTTCCCCATCCCCCCCAGGGACGACAACCCGTCGTGCCACGTACGGCCGCGGCCTTACACTGCTCCTCCTACCGTGCAACGCGACAACCTACTACTACTGTAGTAGTATAGGATAGCACATGCTGGTAAACTGATCAACCAAATCCTAACCGTCTGATTGACGACACCTCATGCATGTATTGTATGACTACGATGAGCAGAGACGGACGTACCAGGGGCGATGTAGCCGTAGGATCCAGCGACGGCGGACATGCACTCGTCGGTGGCGGCGCCGGATCCGCGGAGGAACTTGGCGAGGCCGAAGTCGGCGACGCGAGCCTCGAGGTTGTCGCCGAGGAGGATGTTGTTGGACTTGACGTCGCGGTGGACGATCATCGGGGTGCAGTCGTGGTGGAGGTAGCACAGCCCGCGCGCCGCCTCCAGCGCGATCCGGTACCGCCGCTCCCACGCCAGGAACGACGGCGCGCCGCCGCGCTGCTTGCCCTTGCCGTGGCCGTGGAGCACCTCGCCGAGGCTGCCGCCGCCCATGTACTCGTACACCAGCACGTTCGCGTCCCGGTTCGTGCAGAAGGCCAGCAGCCGCACGATGTTCCGGTGACGGATGCTGCCCAGCGTCCGGACCTCCGCTTTGAACCcgcggtcgccgccgccgccgccgccgccaccctgAAGGCGCTTCACCGCGATGGCGCCGCCCGACCGGGTGCGCCCCGCGTACAccacgccggcgccgccgcggcccacCACGTTGCCGTCCTTCATGCACTCGATCACCTCCGCGACGCCGAAGTCCACCTTGTGGAACGCCGTGAACCGCCACCTATTATTCCCTTCGCCGTCCGCGCGGAACGACCGCGCGCGGACCACGGCCGCCGCGGCGAACGCCACGGAGCACGCCAGCAGGCCCAGCGCCAGCACCAGCTTCAGctccccgccgccgcgccgcgtcgtcgtcgtcgtgacGCCACCCGCGACGCCGCCGCTTActcctgttgctgctgctgtgtaGCTGCACGGCCGGCTCACCACCGGGCCGCACAGCCTCGGGTTCCCCGCGAACGCCGTCGCGTTCAGGTACCCGAGCTGCCCCGTGTCCGGGAGCTCCCCGGACAGGTCGTTGTACGAGAAGTCCGCCGCCGTCAGGCTGCTCATGGCGCCGATCGCCGCCGGGATCGCGTCCTCCAGCGCGTTCCGCGACAGGTTCAGGTAGTTCAGCACCCGGATGCCCGCGATCGCCTCGGGGATCGCGCTCGACAGGTTGTTCCTGCTGAGGTCCAGGTACGTCAGCTCGCCGCACTGCGCGACGGCCGCCCCCGGGATCGGGCCCGACAGCTGGTTGCCGCTGAGGTCCAGCTTCACGAGGCGACGGAGCTCCCCGAGCTCCGGCGGCACGGCGCCGCCGATGCGGTTGTTGCTCGCGAGCAGCGTCTGCAGCGCGGTGAGGTTGGCCAGCGTGCTCGGCAGCGGGCCCGACAGCAGGTTGTTGGACAGGTTGAGCTGCGCCAGCTGCGACGACGAACTGGCGGCGCTCGGGTTCGACGGCACGGCGCCGGAGAGCAGGTTGTTGTGGAGCtccagcagggcgatccgcggCAGGTAGAGCAGCCCGGCGGGGATGCTGCCGTTGAGGTAGTTCTGGCCGAGCCGGACACGGGTGAGGCTGGTGCACGACCCCAGCGACCCCGGGATGGGGCCGAAGAGGAAATTGTTCATGAGGATGGCCGTGTGGAGCTGCCCCGACGCGCACAGCGTCTCCGGGATGACGCCGGTGAGGCGGTTCGAGGAGAGGTCGACGAGCCGGAGCGGCGCGGTGGCGCCGAGCCCCCCGGGGACGCGGCCGGTCAGGTTGTTCATGAACAGCTGCACCGTCTCCAGGCGCGGCAGCGCGGCGATGAAGTCGGGGACCGGGCCGTGGAGCCGGTTCAGGAACAGGTTGAGCAGCCTGAGCGACGTGAGCGACGCCAGCGACCGGGGGACCTCGCCGGTGAGCGCGTTGTTGGAGAGGTCCAGCGCGGTGAGCGACGTGAGGTTGCCGAGCTCCGGCGGGATGGCGCCGGACAGCTGGTTGGTGTGGAGGAAGAGCGTGTCGAGCGACGCGAGCGCGCCGAGCTCCGCGGGCACCCGCCCCGTGAGGCCGCAGTTGGAGACGTCCAGCACGGTGAGGCCGCGCAGCCGTCCCAGCGCCGGAGGGATGCCGCCGTCGAACACGTTGTAGTAGCCCAGGTAGAGCTCCCGGAGCGTGGTGAGGTTGCCGAGCTCCGGCGGGATCCGGCCCTGCAGGTTGTTGCCGTTGAGGGACAGGTACTCCACCGCGGGCATCGCGCCGTACGCCGCCGGGATCTCCCCCGTGAAGTAGTTCCCGCCGAGGTCCAGGTACCGGAGCCTCGGGAGCCCCGCGACGCCGAGCGGGAGCGGCGACGAGAAGTTGTTGTCGTAGGCGTCCAGCACCTCGAGCGCCGGGAGCGACGCCAAGTCCCAGCCGTCGTCGTCGAGCCCGCCGCTCAGCTGGTTGCCCGACACGTTGACGTGGCGCAGCGCCGGGAGCGGCGACGCGATGGTGACCGCGCCCACGATGGCGTTCCCGGCCAGCGAGAGCGTCTCGAGCGCGGTGAGTCCCGGTGGCACCCGGACCGACACGGGCGCCGCGGCGGTGGACACGTTCATGTTGGCGATGTCGACGGCGACCACGCGCCCGGCCGCGCCGCACCGGACGCCCGTCCAGGAGCACACGGACCCGGCATTGGCCGCCGACCACGACCGCAGCGCGCCCGGGCGGCAGCCCAGCGCCGCCTTGAGCGCCAGCAGCGCCATCGCGTCGCCGCGCAGCAGGTCGCCGGTCCCGGTCCCGGTCCCATTGCCATCGGCGGCATTGGTGGTGGACAGGAGCGCGAAATGCAGGAACGCGAGCAGGAGCAGAGGTGGCGAGGGCCTCATTGATCAGGGTGCGTGGAATGTTTCTTGGGTTTGTCTCTGGGATTTTCGAATTGCTGTTCAGGGGAGACTAGCTAGAGGATGAGTTGAGCTGCCGCCATTGGCGCCGGCATTGGAGGTGTCGTTTAATTAGTAAGCtgggcag is a window from the Sorghum bicolor cultivar BTx623 chromosome 5, Sorghum_bicolor_NCBIv3, whole genome shotgun sequence genome containing:
- the LOC8071559 gene encoding leucine-rich repeat receptor-like serine/threonine-protein kinase BAM1, whose protein sequence is MRPSPPLLLLAFLHFALLSTTNAADGNGTGTGTGDLLRGDAMALLALKAALGCRPGALRSWSAANAGSVCSWTGVRCGAAGRVVAVDIANMNVSTAAAPVSVRVPPGLTALETLSLAGNAIVGAVTIASPLPALRHVNVSGNQLSGGLDDDGWDLASLPALEVLDAYDNNFSSPLPLGVAGLPRLRYLDLGGNYFTGEIPAAYGAMPAVEYLSLNGNNLQGRIPPELGNLTTLRELYLGYYNVFDGGIPPALGRLRGLTVLDVSNCGLTGRVPAELGALASLDTLFLHTNQLSGAIPPELGNLTSLTALDLSNNALTGEVPRSLASLTSLRLLNLFLNRLHGPVPDFIAALPRLETVQLFMNNLTGRVPGGLGATAPLRLVDLSSNRLTGVIPETLCASGQLHTAILMNNFLFGPIPGSLGSCTSLTRVRLGQNYLNGSIPAGLLYLPRIALLELHNNLLSGAVPSNPSAASSSSQLAQLNLSNNLLSGPLPSTLANLTALQTLLASNNRIGGAVPPELGELRRLVKLDLSGNQLSGPIPGAAVAQCGELTYLDLSRNNLSSAIPEAIAGIRVLNYLNLSRNALEDAIPAAIGAMSSLTAADFSYNDLSGELPDTGQLGYLNATAFAGNPRLCGPVVSRPCSYTAAATGVSGGVAGGVTTTTTRRGGGELKLVLALGLLACSVAFAAAAVVRARSFRADGEGNNRWRFTAFHKVDFGVAEVIECMKDGNVVGRGGAGVVYAGRTRSGGAIAVKRLQGGGGGGGGDRGFKAEVRTLGSIRHRNIVRLLAFCTNRDANVLVYEYMGGGSLGEVLHGHGKGKQRGGAPSFLAWERRYRIALEAARGLCYLHHDCTPMIVHRDVKSNNILLGDNLEARVADFGLAKFLRGSGAATDECMSAVAGSYGYIAPEYAYTLRVDEKSDVYSYGVVLLELITGRRPVGPDFGEGVDIVQWAKRVTAGRREAVPGILDRRLVVGGGAPADEVAHLFFVAMLCVQDNSVERPTMREVVQMLADEFPRHASSASAQTSPSTTSTSSSAAPAPVGGEERSFSPDDGGGKELPPPANSCYKLFPDLLA
- the LOC8057177 gene encoding phosphoribosylamine--glycine ligase — encoded protein: MACVAYSIRYPLMLAARHRADVLAKNSLCIGLKSSVSYSVAQQWSSNCSSVMMRHATSHRHLIVRASARWRSNSKASATEVGAASDERITVLVIGGGGREHALCYALNRSPSCSAVLCAPGNAGIAQSGDATCIADLDISSSADVISFCRERGVGMVVVGPEAPLVAGLVNDLVKVGIPTFGPSSEAAALEGSKDFMKKLCDKYNIPTAKYRTFMDAVEAKQYVKHEGAPIVVKADGLAAGKGVVVAMTLDEAFEAIDSMLVEGSFGSAGSRVIIEEFLEGEEASFFALVDGENALPLESAQDHKRVGDGDVGPNTGGMGAYSPAPIVTDELKRIVMESIIVPTVKGMAAEGCKFVGVLYAGLMIEKKSGLPKLIEYNVRFGDPECQVLMMRLESDLAQVLLSACRGGLSNVSLTWSPEMAMVVVMASQGYPGSYKKGTVIKNLDKAEQVSPFVKIFHAGTALDEDGNLVAVGGRVLGVTAKGKDIEEARARAYDAVDAVDWPEGFFRRDIGWRALRHKQVANCL